From the Pomacea canaliculata isolate SZHN2017 linkage group LG14, ASM307304v1, whole genome shotgun sequence genome, one window contains:
- the LOC112555354 gene encoding monocarboxylate transporter 13-like → MSKAPKRVAPADLTGLPVDRGYAWVIAFACMFCTTIGLGLLRSYGVLFVEFLRMFNMSAGMTAVILAAQAGVNSIAALLIQTVVLSFLSVRQTVVIGGFLGGLGLILSYFAESIYVLFFSFSFLLGISLSTITGPCLLIVGTYFNKRRSLASAIATLGVSTGSVVIPPYTQALIAAFGGRGSLLVLGATYMNIMVGGMLLRPFHLNKRRLESVDDADTDKAYKSTETLPRASLRHMYRQRSLSVRSRDSIDVNAIGSILSLDVIVAMPEITVEVIDEVSDDEGKTEIDHAVTTTNAHHVTDERDISVRDSHSRLDDDNIAVQSPALNGEGPSLKHVTDDEEVNFCWKCLSFFDFGLFRRPPFLAIIISCSLGVVPVLMYGTYLPALASDRGLSDEEAATLLSIFGVSSFLSRLFFGFVADLNVVPRWVLMSSLMFLTTLTGMFTPLYKNYLALAVFSASYGLFAPVFFSLAPVLVVDLLGLENLSKTLGFMSLFQGIGAATAHPIIGYLRDVTGSYHPSFFFMAACGLCSSGVLVLLNATRSLKQRCQRSQTVVEEDAAEDVSQPLNEFE, encoded by the exons ATGTCAAAAGCACCAAAGAGAGTAGCACCTGCCGATCTCACCGGACTTCCGGTTGACCGAGGATATGCTTGGGTCATCGCATTCG CCTGCATGTTCTGCACCACCATCGGCCTGGGCCTGCTGCGGTCGTACGGTGTGCTCTTCGTGGAGTTCCTGCGCATGTTCAACATGTCTGCCGGCATGACGGCCGTCATCCTGGCTGCACAGGCTGGTGTTAACAGTATTGCAG CGTTGTTGATCCAGACGGTGGTTCTGTCCTTCCTCAGCGTGCGACAGACGGTGGTCATCGGTGGCTTTCTGGGTGGTCTTGGCCTCATCCTCAGCTACTTTGCCGAGAGCATCTATGTCCTGtttttctcatttagttttctCCTCG gCATCTCACTGTCGACCATCACTGGACCATGTCTGCTCATCGTCGGGACTTACTTCAACAAGAGACGGTCCCTGGCCTCCGCCATCGCTACTCTGGGGGTCAGCACCGGATCTGTCGTCATACCGCCGTACACGCAGGCGCTGATCGCAGCCTTTGGAGGCCGTGGCTCCCTCTTGGTGCTGGGCGCCACCTACATGAACATTATGGTGGGAGGCATGCTGCTGCGACCCTTTCACCTCAATAAAAGACGGCTAGAGAGCGTCG ACGATGCAGACACAGACAAAGCTTACAAGTCAACAGAAACCTTGCCCCGCGCCTCACTCCGCCACATGTACCGCCAGCGGTCCCTCTCCGTCCGGTCACGTGACTCCATCGACGTCAATGCCATCGGCTCCATCCTCAGCTTGGACGTGATCGTTGCTATGCCAGAGATTACAGTGGAAGTCATCGACGAAGTGAGCGACGACGAAGGAAAGACTGAGATCGACCATGCCGTGACAACAACAAACgctcatcacgtgacagacgAGCGTGACATCTCTGTGCGGGATTCGCATTCCCGTCTGGACGATGACAACATCGCCGTGCAGTCACCAGCTCTCAATGGGGAAGGCCCTTCTCTCAAACACGTTACAGACGACGAGGAGGTGAACTTCTGTTGGAAGTGTTTGAGTTTTTTCGACTTTGGTCTGTTCAGACGGCCACCCTTCCTGGCGATCATCATCTCGTGTTCACTTGGCGTGGTACCCGTCCTGATGTACGGAACCTACCTCCCTGCCTTGGCGTCTGACAGAGGGCTGTCGGATGAGGAGGCAGCCACCCTGTTGTCTATTTTTGGAGTCAGCAGCTTTCTCTCGAGACTTTTCTTCGGTTTTGTCGCCGATCTG AATGTTGTTCCAAGATGGGTGCTGATGTCTTCGCTGATGTTTCTAACCACCTTGACGGGTATGTTCACACCCCTGTACAAGAACTACCTGGCGCTGGCCGTGTTCAGCGCCTCCTACGGCCTGTTTGCGCCTGTCTTCTTCTCCCTCGCACCTGTCCTTGTCGTGGACCTGCTGGGGCTTGAAAACCTGAGCAAGACCTTGGGCTTTATGTCGCTCTTCCAAGGAATAGGAGCTGCCACTGCCCATCCTATAATAG GCTACCTGCGTGACGTCACCGGAAGTTATCACCCCTCCTTCTTCTTCATGGCCGCCTGCGGTCTGTGTTCCTCCGGCGTGCTGGTGCTGCTGAATGCCACGCGCAGCCTCAAGCAGCGATGCCAAAGGTCACAGACTGTGGTGGAGGAGGACGCGGCTGAAGACGTCAGCCAGCCGTTGAACGAATTTGAGTGA
- the LOC112555857 gene encoding monocarboxylate transporter 14-like gives MVKMRKAGWDSDVTGLPIDRGYAWVIAFSCLFCNLLSLGVQRAYGILFVEFLRMFQMSAGVTAVILSAQSAVTSIAALLTQTVVLSFLSVRQTVVMGGFLGGLGLILSYFAESIYMLYFTISVLVGLSLAMILGPAVVIVGMYFEKRRSLASAIATLGGNLGSTIMPIFAQELIDEYGGRSALLLLGGTCLNVMVGGLLLRPLHLNKRRRYKTESRPEGTFSGGETTATIAKDFSNHQDEVEQSDKLLPQRKDPAPAVFTG, from the exons ATGGTGAAAATGCGCAAAGCAGGCTgggacagtgacgtcaccggcCTTCCCATCGACAGAGGATACGCCTGGGTCATTGCATTCT CATGCCTCTTCTGCAACTTGTTGTCTCTTGGGGTTCAACGTGCCTACGGCATCCTGTTCGTGGAGTTCCTGCGAATGTTCCAGATGTCGGCAGGTGTGACAGCCGTCATCCTGTCCGCCCAGTCAGCCGTCACAAGCATTGCAG CGTTGCTGACCCAGACGGTGGTTCTGTCCTTCCTCAGCGTGCGACAGACGGTGGTCATGGGTGGCTTTCTGGGTGGTCTTGGCCTCATCCTCAGCTACTTTGCCGAGAGCATCTACATGCTGTACTTCACTATCAGCGTTCTTGTTG GTCTTTCTCTCGCTATGATCCTGGGCCCGGCGGTGGTGATTGTCGGCATGTACTTCGAGAAGAGAAGGTCGCTTGCCTCAGCTATTGCCACCCTGGGTGGCAACCTGGGCTCCACCATCATGCCTATCTTTGCACAGGAGCTGATCGACGAGTACGGCGGCCGCAGCGCCCTCTTGCTGCTGGGGGGCACGTGCCTCAACGTCATGGTCGGGGGGCTGCTGCTGAGGCCCCTCCATCTTAACAAACGACGGAGATACAAGACCG AATCAAGGCCTGAAGGGACTTTTTCCGGTGGTGAAACGACCGCCACCATTGCCAAAGACTTTAGCAACCATCAGGACGAGGTTGAACAGTCAGATAAACTTCTTCCCCAGAGGAAAGACCCAGCGCCAGCTGTCTTTACCGGTTAA
- the LOC112555353 gene encoding monocarboxylate transporter 12-like: protein MVNASHVSARRAVTDDQQNPRGTKHHAVDTEGLPVDRGYAWVIVFACLFINILYFGFFRALSILFVDFVFMFRKSVGETTLIFSFQSVTASVGAMLTQTVVVRFLSERQLVVVGGCVGGVGMILSFFAPSVYTLYVTIGVLYGITTSFLLNPTVVIITKYFNKRRSLATAISQLGGGLGNMVYPIYTHTLKTEYGARGAMMVLGATFFNVMVGGMLLRPLHLNKRSTWNFDKLNVVLEEVTALTHLDDESEAGDPEIGGTTDMNHGVADNNRHHLADGSHDSQESLHMARAVSASGVTITPPEVTHTFINARHKLDKQKSEAGENKFKDEFPLDLSSENADRETVGENGDEWRQPAQPRGGRNPCREMLAAFDLSLLKLPLSWMFIVVSCFSNTALLAVFYLPPLAQERRISPQEVAILLTISSASSMTSRVLLGYLADLNLIRRSTLLALTLCFASVLTFLVPVYHTFTSMAIFSCIHGAFATSQMSLLPVVMVDLMGLARMSKTLGLQSIPLGATISGCHFVVGYLRDVTGSYDLPFIFLASCTMFSSLCLLATPLVERMEVRMRQPTVTLQEAQ from the exons ATGGTCAACGCCAGCCACGTTTCTGCCAGAAGAGCAGTGACAGATGATCAGCAGAACCCAAGAGGTACAAAGCACCATGCTGTGGACACCGAGGGTCTACCAGTGGACAGAGGCTATGCGTGGGTCATTGTTTTCG cgTGTTTGTTCATCAACATTCTATACTTTGGTTTTTTTCGAGCGCTGTCCATCTTGTTTGTAGACTTTGTCTTCATGTTCCGGAAATCAGTGGGAGAAACGACCCTCATCTTTTCCTTTCAGTCTGTAACCGCCAGTGTAGGAG CCATGTTGACACAGACGGTTGTGGTGAGGTTTCTCAGCGAGCGACAGCTTGTTGTCGTGGGAGgttgtgttggtggtgttggcaTGATCCTCAGCTTCTTCGCCCCGAGTGTGTACACGCTGTACGTCACCATCGGTGTCCTGTATG GCATCACCACCTCTTTCCTCCTAAACCCGactgtcgtcatcatcaccaagTACTTCAACAAGCGGCGCTCGCTGGCCACCGCCATCTCGCAGCTGGGGGGCGGCCTGGGAAACATGGTGTACCCCATCTACACTCACACCCTGAAGACGGAGTATGGCGCCCGTGGGGCGATGATGGTTCTGGGCGCCACGTTCTTCAACGTAATGGTGGGCGGGATGCTGCTGAGACCGCTTCATCTGAACAAGAGATCGACATGGAATTTCG ATAAACTAAACGTTGTTCTAGAGGAAGTCACAGCTCTTACCCACCTTGACGACGAAAGTGAGGCTGGTGACCCAGAAATTGGCGGAACGACCGATATGAACCACGGTGTAGCTGACAATAACCGACATCATCTTGCTGACGGGTCACATGACTCTCAGGAGTCCCTACACATGGCTCGCGCCGTCAGTGCATCGGGAGTGACGATAACTCCACCGGAAGTGACGCATACTTTTATCAACGCTCGTCATAAATTAGACAAACAAAAGTCAGAAGCAGGTGAGAATAAATTTAAGGATGAATTCCCTCTAGACCTCTCGTCAGAAAATGCTGACAGAGAGACGGTTGGAGAAAATGGCGACGAGTGGAGACAACCAGCACAGCCCCGGGGGGGAAGGAATCCCTGCAGAGAGATGCTGGCTGCCTTTGATCTCAGCCTGCTGAAACTGCCGCTTTCCTGGATGTTCATTGTTGTCTCCTGTTTCTCAAATACCGCTTTATTAGCTGTTTTTTACCTTCCTCCTCTGGCCCAGGAGAGGAGGATCAGCCCCCAGGAGGTCGCTATCCTTCTGACCATCAGTAGCGCGAGCAGCATGACGTCACGCGTACTGCTTGGTTACCTGGCAGATCTG AATCTCATCCGGCGTTCGACCTTACTGGCCTTGACCCTGTGTTTCGCCTCCGTGCTGACCTTCTTGGTTCCTGTGTACCACACGTTTACCTCCATGGCGATATTCTCCTGCATTCATGGAGCCTTCGCGACTTCACAGATGTCGTTGTTGccggtggtgatggtggaccTGATGGGCTTGGCGCGCATGAGCAAGACGCTGGGCTTGCAGTCCATCCCCTTGGGGGCCACGATCTCCGGGTGCCACTTCGTAGTAG GATACCTTCGTGACGTCACCGGAAGTTATGACCTACCCTTCATCTTCCTGGCCTCCTGTACCATGTTCAGCAGTCTCTGTCTCTTGGCGACACCGCTGGTAGAGAGAATggaagtgcgcatgcgccaacCAACCGTGACCTTACAAGAAGCTCAGTAA